GTGTGGCCAGACTCAAGTCTGACTTCCTCCTTTCTGAGAACAAAACcttggtggggttttttgttcCATGGGGATAAAGGATGGAGGGATGTGTGTGACTGTGAAGGCTGTGGGAGCACTTGATGGTACCTGTGTCCCATCCCATAATGGCATAAACGGTGGGCCCAACTGCTCTATTTTCCTTTGGATGTAACACCGTAGGCTAACATTGCAATGGGATGGGGCAGTGGGGATGGAGGCTTGACCTGCCCAAAGGACTTCCTGATGGGAAGACTTGCAGAATGTCACCATTGCCCAGGTCATCCGTGCTTCCCCCTATCTGTGGTGCCTCCTTTACTGGAGGGACTAAGTGCAGCCTTTCTAGATGAACCAGTGAGGGTCTCCCCACCCAAAGGAGTTTATGGCACCCAGACAGGGAACCTTAGATCCACACCAGACTGGGTCCTTGGTCTTCACTTAGTGCTCTGCCCTTTTGATTCTGTGGGCAGTGCTGCATGATGCCCACCAGTGCATGTGGACTCCTTGTCCAGGCAGCTATTTATACCATGGTTTTCTTCACCTGGTCTCGGGGAGTATCAGGCAAAAAGGGCAGAAGGGGCGGCTTGGGGTCTGTCCCCAGGAAGATGAGGTCACCCCCAGACAGCAGGTCCTTCTTGgaatcccttctccctcccctcggGCACTCCCAGCACCTCTTGCTGATCAAGTAACCCAATTCTACCAAGTTGAGTAAGATGCAGATGATGGCCGTAGACACCATGAAGAGTGTGAAAATGTTCTTCTCCGTGGGCTTGGAGATGAAGCAGTCCACGGTGTGGGGGCAGGGGTCCTCGCTGCAGAGGACCACATGTGGGAGCATGTAGTTTCGGTAGAAGCGGTAGAACACGTAGAGGAAGGCTGAATCCACGCCGGCCTTGAAGATCAAACTGCAGACATAGGTCCACCAGAGACCTCCGCGCTTCTTGCCTGGGTTTGGGTAGAGGCGCCCCCCGCCTTCGCCCACCTTCTCCAGGTGTCTCCGCTCCCGGGCCTCCCGGTAGGCCACATGCATGACCACAAGCAGGGAGGGGCAGGTGACCAGGATGAGCTGCAGGGCCCACAGGCGGACGTGGGAGACGGGGAAGAAGTGGTCGAAGCAGACGTTGGAGCAGCCCGGCTGGCGCGTGTTGCAGTCGAAGTCCTTGTGGTCGTCACTCCACACCTTCTCAGCCGTCACCAGATAGACCAGCACGCGGAAGATGAAGACCAAGGACAGCCAGATGCGGCCGAAAGCTGTGGAATACTTGTTGACCCCGCTCAGCAGTCCCTCGAACACTCCCCAGTTCATTGTCCCTCAGAAACGCGGCTGCCGCTGCAGGGGAACAAGATGACAGTTGACCAGGGAGGGCATGGGTTGGGTCAAGCGGGGGATGGGTTTCCAGGTCAGGTGCTTGGAGGGAGATGTCTGTTCTTTTCAAATGTGGGCGGGAACGGCAGCCCGGGGAAGGGAAAGGGCGTGGGACCCGGAGTCGGGAGACCTGGCTCTAATATTTactctctttgagcctcagttttctcatctgtagcatggggataataatatttcaaTTGCTTACTTCATCGGGTAGTTGTGATGAAACCGTGAAGCCCCAAGTTAACGTGAGGTGTTAGTACTTGTATTAGTCACCTGGCTGAGTGCTGTCAGCTCTAGCAGAGGCATCTCCCCTGGGCAAGACcccagggaagggaggaggggatgcCTGGCACAGGTGGACCTTACTTATATAAAGCAAGCCCAGATAATGAAAATTCGGAtaaagagaaaggacaatatgATTGTTCACTTTAAAACAATTACTATGTGGCTTCTTCAGGtaattaattttattacttttacaATGACTGTTTATAAAAATCCAAAGTATGATTAAAGAACTTAACTATTGAGTAAAGGGAGGCACACCTGCCCTTCACATACAGAAGCTTGCTCTGGCTCAGACTACACTGCTCATTATATAGTCCAGTCTAGGTTCGGGCACTAGGGATGGTCAGAAGTGTGATAGGGTAGAAAGAGACTGGAATTTAGCatcaagaggacctgggttcaaatgctggcaCTGTCATTTACTCCTTGGGTGacttccctctctgtaaaatgaaggggttggactagatgacttctaaggtctacAGTCCTAAAATGATGATGCTTCTTTCCAATAGGGATAGAAAACTCACCAGATCACTCTCACCTCTGcttcagcctcagcttcttctATAAATCCTAAATTGCTACAGAGATGAAAATTGTCATTATCATTACCCACAAGAgagttaggtggcagagtggatagagcaccaggcctcgaatcaggaagacttatcttcctgagttcaaatctggcctcagattcatactagctgtgtgaccttgggtaggtcacttaacctctgtatgcctcagtttcctcatctgtaaaatgggctggagaaggaaatggcaaaccattccaccatctttgccaagaaaaccccaaacggggtcacaaagagtcggatatgactgaaatgactaaaaacaacCGTCCTGGGTGCCAGCCGGGCCATATTTTAGTGAAAAG
This Trichosurus vulpecula isolate mTriVul1 chromosome 2, mTriVul1.pri, whole genome shotgun sequence DNA region includes the following protein-coding sequences:
- the LOC118839403 gene encoding gap junction beta-5 protein-like, with protein sequence MNWGVFEGLLSGVNKYSTAFGRIWLSLVFIFRVLVYLVTAEKVWSDDHKDFDCNTRQPGCSNVCFDHFFPVSHVRLWALQLILVTCPSLLVVMHVAYREARERRHLEKVGEGGGRLYPNPGKKRGGLWWTYVCSLIFKAGVDSAFLYVFYRFYRNYMLPHVVLCSEDPCPHTVDCFISKPTEKNIFTLFMVSTAIICILLNLVELGYLISKRCWECPRGGRRDSKKDLLSGGDLIFLGTDPKPPLLPFLPDTPRDQVKKTMV